A window from Chryseobacterium phocaeense encodes these proteins:
- the bshB1 gene encoding bacillithiol biosynthesis deacetylase BshB1, whose product MKTDILAFGAHPDDVELGCGGTIAKMISEGKTCAIVDLTRGELGTRGTDETRKVEAGNAAKILGVSARENLGMKDGFLVNSEEYQMEIVKMIRKYRPEIVLANAIDDRHPDHAKGAKLVSDACFLSGLRKIETVLEGENQEVWRPKHIFHYIQWKNITPEFVIDISEHLDKKIEACMAFKTQFYDPTSNEPVTPIATKDFFESLTYRAQDLGRLSGVAYAEGFTSEKLIAMKNFDGIVW is encoded by the coding sequence ATGAAAACAGATATACTTGCTTTTGGAGCGCATCCTGACGATGTAGAGCTGGGGTGTGGCGGAACGATCGCCAAAATGATCTCAGAAGGAAAAACATGTGCCATCGTAGATCTTACCCGCGGAGAGCTTGGGACAAGGGGGACAGATGAGACCCGAAAAGTGGAGGCGGGAAATGCAGCAAAAATTCTTGGAGTGTCTGCCAGGGAAAACCTTGGAATGAAAGACGGCTTTTTGGTGAATTCTGAAGAATATCAGATGGAGATCGTAAAAATGATCCGCAAATACCGCCCGGAAATCGTCTTAGCCAATGCGATTGATGACAGACATCCGGATCATGCAAAAGGAGCGAAATTAGTATCGGATGCGTGCTTTTTGTCCGGACTGAGAAAAATTGAAACGGTTTTGGAAGGCGAAAATCAGGAGGTGTGGAGGCCGAAGCATATTTTTCATTATATTCAATGGAAAAATATCACACCGGAATTTGTGATTGATATTTCTGAACATTTGGATAAGAAGATTGAGGCTTGCATGGCTTTTAAAACCCAGTTCTATGATCCAACTTCCAATGAGCCGGTAACCCCGATTGCTACAAAAGACTTTTTTGAAAGCCTGACGTACCGCGCACAGGATTTGGGACGCTTATCGGGAGTAGCTTATGCTGAGGGATTTACGTCTGAGAAGTTAATTGCGATGAAAAATTTTGACGGAATTGTTTGGTAA
- a CDS encoding DUF3276 family protein: MSEYKERHENEIFTKVLKAGRRTYFFDVRETKAGDYYLTITESKKNFGENGEATFEKHKIYLYKEDFKSFQEMFNESTDFIINEKGEDVISEKHDKDFKSKSFTIDSDDEV, translated from the coding sequence ATGAGTGAATACAAGGAACGCCATGAAAATGAAATTTTCACGAAGGTGTTAAAAGCAGGGAGAAGAACTTATTTCTTTGATGTGCGCGAGACGAAAGCAGGAGATTATTATCTTACGATTACCGAAAGTAAAAAGAACTTCGGGGAGAATGGGGAAGCTACATTCGAGAAGCACAAAATTTATCTTTACAAAGAGGATTTTAAAAGTTTTCAGGAGATGTTTAATGAGTCCACAGATTTCATCATTAACGAAAAGGGTGAGGATGTAATATCAGAAAAACACGACAAAGACTTCAAAAGCAAATCATTCACAATTGATTCTGACGACGAAGTTTAA
- a CDS encoding ABC transporter ATP-binding protein, producing MKALKTLNPYFWKHKMLLFWGLLFIIASNFFNIYKVQFVGKSVDELTKGGHLGFNKQVLIYVAIIVGSSLLTGFFTFMMRQTIIVASRRIEYELKNKIYRHYQELSLTDYKQTTIGDLMNRLSEDVVAVRMYLGPGVMYVVNLLILLLITSIYMVKTDASMTLWTLLPLPILSYIIFKVSSIINQKSKIMQKSQSAISTFVQDSFSGIRVVKFFAKENYIKKNYGIKVTDYQDKALDLAKTEAYFFTIILFVIGLLNVAVILIGGQKYIAGELSVGKIADFFMYINILIWPFSMVGWVTSVNQRAEASMQRINEFLDKKSDIINTNFDTYPIKGDIEFRNVSYVYPNTGIRALDNLSFKINAGESLAIMGKTGSGKSTIALLLCRLIDPTEGEILIDGKNLKEHNLTNYRNFIGYIPQESYLFSDSIENNIGFAIDHPSHEKVVEYAKIADVDKNIIGFKEQYKTLVGERGVMLSGGQKQRICIARALIKDPNIIIFDDSLSALDTETEQNILENIDRKISNATSIIITHRESSAQKADKIINLTEITNSVTA from the coding sequence ATGAAAGCGCTAAAAACCTTAAACCCTTATTTTTGGAAGCACAAAATGTTATTGTTTTGGGGGTTGTTATTTATCATTGCCAGTAATTTTTTCAACATATATAAAGTTCAGTTTGTAGGAAAATCTGTGGATGAGCTTACCAAAGGCGGACATTTGGGTTTCAATAAGCAGGTTCTGATCTACGTGGCCATCATTGTGGGCTCTTCGCTCCTTACCGGATTTTTCACCTTTATGATGCGTCAGACCATCATTGTGGCCTCCAGAAGGATAGAATATGAACTGAAAAATAAAATTTACAGACATTATCAGGAATTATCCCTTACCGATTATAAGCAGACCACCATTGGTGATCTGATGAACAGGCTGAGTGAAGATGTGGTTGCCGTAAGGATGTATCTGGGACCCGGGGTAATGTATGTTGTGAATCTGTTGATTCTTCTTTTGATTACCAGTATTTACATGGTGAAAACGGATGCCTCCATGACTTTATGGACTTTATTGCCGCTTCCCATCTTATCCTATATTATCTTTAAGGTGAGTTCTATCATCAATCAGAAGTCGAAGATTATGCAGAAAAGCCAATCTGCTATTTCCACTTTTGTACAGGACAGCTTTTCCGGGATCCGGGTGGTGAAGTTTTTCGCCAAAGAAAACTACATTAAAAAGAATTACGGCATTAAAGTAACAGACTATCAGGACAAAGCTTTGGATTTAGCAAAAACTGAAGCGTACTTCTTTACTATTATTTTATTCGTAATCGGGTTGCTGAATGTTGCCGTGATCTTAATTGGCGGGCAGAAATATATTGCCGGAGAGCTGAGCGTAGGTAAAATTGCCGACTTCTTCATGTATATCAATATCCTGATCTGGCCGTTCTCCATGGTAGGATGGGTAACTTCTGTGAACCAGAGAGCTGAGGCATCCATGCAGAGAATTAATGAATTTCTGGATAAAAAATCAGACATTATTAACACCAACTTTGATACCTATCCTATTAAAGGGGATATTGAATTCAGAAACGTTTCTTATGTCTATCCGAATACCGGCATCAGAGCCCTGGATAACCTGAGTTTTAAGATCAACGCGGGAGAATCGCTTGCGATAATGGGTAAAACAGGAAGCGGAAAATCCACCATTGCCCTTCTTCTGTGCAGACTGATTGATCCTACGGAAGGTGAAATTTTAATTGACGGCAAAAATCTGAAAGAGCATAATCTTACGAACTACAGGAATTTCATTGGTTATATTCCCCAGGAAAGCTATTTATTCTCGGATTCTATTGAGAATAATATTGGTTTTGCCATTGATCATCCGTCTCATGAGAAAGTGGTGGAGTATGCAAAAATTGCAGACGTTGATAAAAATATTATCGGGTTTAAAGAGCAGTATAAAACACTTGTGGGTGAACGCGGCGTGATGCTTTCGGGAGGTCAGAAACAAAGAATTTGCATTGCCAGAGCCCTGATTAAGGACCCGAATATCATTATTTTTGACGATTCTCTGTCTGCTCTGGATACGGAAACCGAGCAGAATATTCTTGAAAATATCGACCGGAAAATAAGCAACGCCACATCCATAATTATCACACACAGAGAGTCTAGCGCTCAAAAAGCAGATAAAATCATCAACCTTACTGAAATTACCAATTCTGTAACTGCATAG
- a CDS encoding transcription antitermination protein NusB, whose translation MLGRRQIREKVVQTVYSYYQNPVKFDVLEKNMFSGIEKIYNLYIYQLNFLVALKELAETQIEIGKNKYIKTDADINPNQKFINNQVLIKLEENPERLFFTGQHKQLKWDMHDDMLVKTFQRITAGKRYQDFMKEEGYSFEDDQKFIGKLFLRYIAENDDFQDYLSDKELSWYDDIHIANSMVQKTIGFLKEDEESRTLIKMIKDDEDKTFAAKLLRDTLNNWEANEKKLSERLENWDLERVSLMDKVILATAISELDNFPFTPSRVIINEYIEIAKVFATDRSNIFINGILDKYCKDQNRI comes from the coding sequence ATGTTAGGAAGACGACAAATCCGTGAAAAAGTAGTACAAACAGTGTATTCATACTATCAGAATCCTGTAAAATTTGATGTATTAGAGAAAAATATGTTCTCAGGAATAGAGAAAATCTATAATCTGTACATCTATCAGCTTAATTTTTTGGTGGCGCTGAAAGAATTGGCGGAAACCCAGATTGAGATCGGGAAGAATAAATACATTAAAACCGATGCTGATATCAACCCTAATCAAAAATTCATCAATAATCAGGTATTGATCAAACTGGAGGAAAATCCGGAGCGATTATTTTTCACAGGTCAGCACAAACAGCTGAAATGGGATATGCATGATGATATGTTGGTGAAGACTTTTCAAAGAATTACTGCAGGAAAACGTTATCAGGATTTTATGAAAGAAGAAGGATATTCCTTTGAAGATGATCAGAAGTTTATCGGGAAGCTATTTTTAAGATATATTGCTGAAAATGATGATTTCCAGGATTATTTGAGTGATAAAGAACTTTCATGGTATGACGATATCCACATTGCCAACTCCATGGTACAGAAAACAATCGGTTTTCTGAAAGAAGATGAAGAAAGCAGAACTTTAATTAAAATGATTAAAGATGATGAGGATAAAACTTTCGCCGCAAAACTTCTTAGAGATACCCTGAACAATTGGGAGGCTAATGAGAAAAAACTAAGTGAAAGACTGGAAAACTGGGATCTGGAAAGAGTTTCCCTGATGGATAAAGTCATTTTGGCTACCGCTATTTCAGAGCTTGACAATTTTCCTTTTACGCCTTCAAGAGTTATTATCAATGAATATATTGAAATTGCAAAAGTATTTGCAACAGACCGTTCCAATATCTTCATTAACGGAATTTTAGATAAATATTGTAAAGATCAAAATAGAATTTAA
- a CDS encoding DUF1573 domain-containing protein encodes MKKTLSIIALSIIGFGLVSCKKENQQAAAGAETANITDSTAGATNLAPTDSAAAPAVNTAEAAPVSNQPLTSVALSESNFDFGKIKKGDKVEHIYEITNTGKNPLVISEVKPGCGCTAPDFTKDPILPGKKGKITLHFDSSSFDGNVQKYADVFANVDKAPIKLTFTANIQP; translated from the coding sequence ATGAAAAAGACGTTATCAATTATCGCTTTGTCTATTATAGGCTTTGGTTTAGTTTCTTGTAAAAAAGAAAACCAACAAGCTGCTGCCGGTGCAGAAACTGCTAATATTACAGATTCCACTGCCGGTGCAACTAATTTAGCGCCTACTGATTCAGCGGCAGCCCCTGCAGTCAATACAGCTGAAGCAGCTCCGGTTTCTAACCAGCCGTTAACATCTGTTGCATTATCTGAGAGCAACTTCGATTTTGGAAAAATCAAAAAAGGAGATAAAGTAGAGCACATCTACGAAATTACCAACACAGGAAAAAATCCATTGGTGATCTCTGAAGTAAAGCCTGGATGCGGATGTACTGCTCCTGATTTTACAAAAGATCCTATTCTTCCCGGTAAAAAAGGAAAAATCACATTGCATTTTGATTCTTCAAGCTTCGACGGGAACGTTCAGAAGTATGCAGATGTATTTGCAAACGTAGATAAAGCACCTATTAAATTAACATTCACTGCGAATATTCAACCATAA
- the yajC gene encoding preprotein translocase subunit YajC, producing MNTLSIFLQAPAAGGNSSMMLIMMGVMFVGFYFLMIRPQMRKQKQEKNFQETLKVGTRVVLTSGLHGRIAQVQDDGFVIETLSGKLKFEKAAVSREFTEARFGDKAKAAEKTPEKKEIETEKK from the coding sequence ATGAATACGTTATCAATCTTTTTACAGGCACCTGCAGCGGGAGGAAACTCTTCCATGATGCTGATTATGATGGGGGTGATGTTTGTGGGCTTCTATTTTCTGATGATCAGACCACAAATGAGAAAACAGAAGCAGGAGAAAAACTTCCAGGAAACGTTAAAAGTAGGAACAAGAGTAGTCCTTACTTCAGGTCTTCACGGAAGAATTGCCCAGGTTCAGGATGATGGATTCGTGATTGAAACTTTATCAGGAAAACTGAAATTCGAAAAAGCAGCGGTTTCAAGAGAATTTACTGAAGCACGTTTTGGAGATAAGGCAAAAGCTGCTGAAAAAACTCCGGAGAAAAAAGAAATCGAAACTGAAAAGAAGTAA
- a CDS encoding SDR family NAD(P)-dependent oxidoreductase encodes MNQNTEKRILILGANSDVAKQCIKQYLEKGFSVTAASRDTASLQKFIKDNHLDHSKVQILYFDAVDFDSHQKFYNALPVKPHIAIYAAGFLVDNEKALRDFKGAQQMMQVNYMGAVSILNIIAMDQSNVNLERIIGLSSLSGVRGRKSNFVYGSTKAAFTQYLAGLRQELSSRKIKVNALVIGYIRTKINEGLELNESLIMEPDYVAKHIVNAGNSFVIVPNFKWKIIYFILKMLPESLVAKLP; translated from the coding sequence ATGAATCAAAACACAGAAAAAAGAATTCTCATTTTAGGTGCCAATTCGGATGTCGCCAAGCAATGCATCAAACAGTATCTTGAAAAAGGGTTTTCTGTAACAGCCGCTTCAAGAGATACTGCCTCTCTTCAGAAGTTTATTAAAGACAACCACCTTGATCATTCAAAAGTGCAGATTCTTTATTTTGATGCCGTAGATTTTGATTCCCACCAAAAATTTTATAATGCACTTCCTGTAAAACCTCATATTGCAATATATGCAGCTGGTTTTCTGGTGGATAATGAAAAAGCATTGAGAGATTTTAAAGGAGCGCAACAAATGATGCAGGTGAACTATATGGGAGCAGTTTCCATTCTGAATATAATTGCTATGGACCAAAGCAATGTAAATCTTGAAAGAATCATTGGGCTGTCTTCGCTTTCCGGAGTAAGAGGACGGAAAAGCAATTTTGTGTATGGAAGTACAAAAGCTGCATTTACCCAGTACTTAGCCGGATTAAGACAGGAATTGTCTTCCAGAAAAATAAAAGTCAATGCTTTGGTGATTGGCTACATCAGAACCAAGATTAATGAAGGGCTGGAACTCAATGAATCCCTTATCATGGAACCGGATTATGTCGCAAAACACATCGTGAATGCCGGAAACTCCTTTGTCATTGTCCCGAATTTTAAATGGAAGATTATTTATTTCATTCTGAAAATGCTTCCCGAAAGCTTAGTGGCAAAACTCCCTTAA